One window from the genome of Leuconostoc suionicum encodes:
- a CDS encoding polysaccharide biosynthesis protein — MRLKKLSQNQLTNGTAWLAFGNITSRVLGALYVIPWTIMLGALSLQANTLMGKGYNLYQFFLMLSTAGLPSAVAKFTARLEGNSKHQFLKNATRLSWVAGFICCVALWSLAPILSASDVKLIPVLRSLSLAVLVFPFLSVLRGRLQGELRMAAIAKSDVIEQVVRVAYMLGSAYVILHIQHGSWVTVVVHSTFAASIGAWTATLYLLFCTNSLSKKQPLNADSFKENSEPEIINFKHIIVQSLPFVIIGGFLVAYQWIDQFSFHVLMSKFNPMLSSNKIETIFGLFNFNSNKLIMIVVSLSVSIASTILPLISKNRYNHEILRKYISQAYVLFCAITLPACTALYSLSKPVYILFYGNYAAESLYIPMVQISAVIALFMGLTSVLAMILQGLSKTGIALRAIGWGMAIKILCQPIMIYLTSSLGALLSTLISLVIVTIIMGSYINHRFELLDLLNKKILNAIYVSSFMLLILFTGLSLLSNHFVPDTRVSSGLFLALVGSLGGLLLLFIYQKCHVLNVLKNR; from the coding sequence ATGAGACTAAAAAAATTATCCCAAAACCAACTCACCAACGGTACCGCATGGCTCGCTTTTGGCAATATTACTTCGCGAGTCTTAGGCGCATTGTATGTCATTCCTTGGACGATTATGTTAGGTGCACTATCACTACAGGCTAACACCTTGATGGGTAAAGGCTATAATTTATATCAATTTTTCTTAATGTTATCGACTGCTGGATTACCTTCGGCTGTTGCTAAATTTACGGCACGACTTGAAGGTAATAGTAAGCATCAATTCTTGAAAAACGCGACGCGATTAAGTTGGGTCGCGGGATTTATTTGTTGCGTTGCACTATGGTCTTTAGCCCCTATCCTTTCTGCCAGTGACGTAAAACTGATTCCTGTACTACGATCCCTTTCTTTGGCTGTATTAGTTTTTCCATTTTTATCTGTTTTAAGAGGTCGACTGCAAGGTGAGCTGAGAATGGCGGCAATTGCCAAGTCTGACGTGATTGAGCAAGTCGTCCGTGTGGCCTATATGTTAGGATCTGCATATGTCATTTTACATATACAGCATGGCAGTTGGGTAACTGTGGTTGTACATTCAACATTTGCAGCATCAATTGGTGCTTGGACTGCAACACTTTACTTACTCTTCTGTACCAACTCGCTTTCAAAAAAACAGCCGTTAAATGCTGATTCCTTTAAAGAAAATTCTGAACCAGAAATCATCAATTTTAAGCATATTATCGTTCAGTCATTGCCTTTCGTCATCATTGGCGGCTTCTTAGTTGCCTATCAGTGGATAGATCAATTCAGCTTTCACGTACTGATGTCAAAGTTCAATCCTATGCTATCCAGTAACAAAATTGAAACAATTTTTGGCTTGTTCAATTTTAATAGCAATAAGCTGATTATGATTGTGGTTTCATTGTCTGTTTCAATTGCATCGACTATTTTGCCTCTCATTTCAAAAAACAGGTACAATCATGAAATACTAAGAAAATATATTAGTCAAGCTTACGTATTGTTTTGTGCCATTACTTTACCTGCTTGTACAGCACTCTACTCGTTAAGTAAACCGGTCTACATTTTATTTTATGGAAATTATGCTGCGGAAAGCTTATATATACCAATGGTACAAATTTCAGCGGTTATTGCGCTATTCATGGGATTAACATCTGTCCTAGCCATGATTTTACAAGGACTCAGTAAAACTGGCATAGCACTTAGGGCAATTGGCTGGGGCATGGCTATTAAAATCCTATGCCAGCCTATTATGATCTATTTAACAAGCTCTCTGGGCGCTTTATTATCAACGTTGATTTCCCTGGTTATTGTCACAATTATTATGGGCAGTTATATTAATCATCGATTTGAACTTCTTGACTTGTTAAATAAGAAAATATTAAATGCCATCTACGTTAGCTCATTTATGTTATTAATACTGTTTACCGGATTGAGCCTATTATCAAATCATTTTGTTCCGGATACTAGAGTTAGCTCAGGTCTTTTCCTGGCATTAGTTGGGTCGCTAGGTGGTCTACTATTATTGTTTATTTACCAAAAATGCCACGTACTAAATGTTCTCAAAAATAGGTAG
- a CDS encoding LacI family DNA-binding transcriptional regulator: MNDVASLAGVSRGSVSNYINGKKTKPNTQKKIAQAIAELNYVPNAMARSLKTSQSNFVVFIIPTVNSPFFSELSYYMQQELQKNGYKMILCNSNNRSEDEIEYIQMANTQKVAGLITMSYADAANLIATDIPLVSIEKKVSDQVPLVVSDNYSGGQLAGKTLVNSGAKRLLFISKAPVRNISAIREEGFFDYCREHNITVDRFVTRDIANFVDDFATFINENTINTTFNYDGIFSDSDEFASDFYFLLTQKGINVPKDVQIIGFDGARIYSRQQIFLSSIKQPTAEIAKSSVEKLLSQMNQKNTTASHNHVTLPVHFVKGMTTL, encoded by the coding sequence ATGAACGATGTAGCTAGCTTAGCTGGTGTTTCTAGAGGTTCTGTGTCTAATTACATTAATGGGAAAAAAACCAAGCCGAATACACAGAAAAAAATAGCACAAGCCATAGCGGAGCTGAACTATGTGCCAAATGCTATGGCTCGTTCTTTAAAAACTAGTCAATCAAATTTCGTTGTTTTTATTATTCCGACAGTCAACTCACCGTTCTTTTCGGAATTGAGCTACTACATGCAACAAGAGTTGCAAAAAAATGGCTATAAAATGATATTATGCAACTCGAATAACCGCTCAGAAGATGAAATCGAATACATACAGATGGCTAATACACAAAAAGTTGCAGGACTAATTACGATGTCCTATGCTGATGCAGCTAATTTAATTGCAACAGATATACCGCTCGTTTCCATTGAGAAAAAAGTTTCCGATCAAGTCCCATTGGTGGTTTCAGATAACTATTCTGGCGGACAGCTAGCGGGCAAAACTCTAGTTAATTCTGGTGCTAAACGACTTTTATTTATTTCAAAGGCACCTGTGAGAAATATATCAGCTATTCGTGAAGAAGGATTTTTTGACTACTGTCGTGAACACAATATTACTGTAGACAGATTTGTAACTCGTGACATTGCCAATTTTGTGGACGACTTTGCTACGTTCATTAATGAAAATACTATAAATACAACATTTAACTACGACGGTATTTTTTCTGATTCTGACGAATTCGCGAGTGATTTTTACTTTTTGCTTACCCAAAAGGGAATTAATGTACCCAAAGATGTACAAATAATAGGATTTGATGGTGCTCGTATTTATTCACGACAACAAATTTTTTTATCTTCAATTAAACAGCCTACTGCCGAAATCGCCAAATCATCTGTAGAAAAATTATTATCACAAATGAATCAAAAAAATACTACAGCATCCCACAATCACGTCACCTTACCAGTTCATTTTGTCAAAGGAATGACTACTTTGTAA
- a CDS encoding GAF domain-containing protein: protein MSKVISLVGQQLDALLENETNIVSNLANTAALLFQNYENLNWAGFYIYNDDAKELDLGPFQGKVACMHIKPGSGVVGTAFANKESIVVPNVHEFAGHIACDADSNSELVVPIFKNGQIYGIIDIDSPILNRFGENEKNEVEELAEILANHI from the coding sequence ATGAGTAAAGTTATAAGTTTGGTTGGGCAACAGTTAGATGCGCTACTAGAAAATGAGACTAATATTGTTTCCAACCTAGCAAATACTGCCGCCTTATTGTTTCAGAACTATGAGAATCTAAATTGGGCAGGTTTTTATATCTACAACGATGATGCTAAAGAGTTGGATTTAGGACCATTTCAGGGTAAAGTGGCATGTATGCATATCAAGCCTGGATCAGGCGTAGTAGGAACAGCTTTTGCTAACAAAGAAAGTATTGTTGTACCGAACGTACATGAGTTTGCTGGCCACATTGCTTGTGATGCTGATAGTAATTCAGAATTAGTTGTACCAATATTTAAAAATGGACAAATTTATGGAATAATTGACATTGATTCACCAATACTGAACCGATTTGGTGAGAACGAAAAAAATGAAGTAGAAGAGCTTGCTGAAATCTTAGCAAATCATATTTAA
- a CDS encoding glycoside hydrolase family 1 protein has translation MYSKESITGFPKDFLWGGATAANQIEGAWQVDGKGLTTAEVVRKAEDRRHGSMGDVNADTLQEAIADHSDVHYPKRRGVDFYHHYKEDIALFAEMGFKVFRLSIAWSRIFPTGLEENPNEAGLAFYDRVFDELDKYHIEPLVTLSHYEMPIELTKRYNGWLDREVIKAFNHYTETVFKRYKDRVKYWLTFNEINTSAWGFHETGAMDGDLSTQEQLQVRYQAVHHQFVASAIATKQLKEIAPNAKIGSMLARMQTYPATANPVDVQAAQVEDQKNLFYTDVQARGEYPEYMNRYFNENGIVINMSTDDEKLLKQYPVDFISFSYYMTNVTGVDGVEDGIGNMSLGGRNPYLKESEWGWQIDPIGLRVSLNVLWDRYRKPLFIVENGLGAVDELTADYKVHDDYRIDYLRLHIEQMKEAVIDGVDLMGYTMWAPLDIISFSTSEMSKRYGLIYVDQDDAGNGTLKRYKKDSFFWYQKVIESNGKILE, from the coding sequence ATGTACAGTAAAGAATCAATCACAGGCTTTCCAAAGGACTTTTTATGGGGTGGCGCAACTGCTGCTAATCAAATTGAAGGGGCATGGCAAGTTGATGGGAAAGGTTTAACAACAGCTGAAGTCGTACGTAAAGCTGAAGACCGACGTCACGGTTCAATGGGAGATGTTAACGCAGATACCTTACAAGAAGCTATCGCCGATCATTCGGATGTACATTATCCAAAACGTCGTGGAGTAGATTTTTATCATCACTACAAAGAAGATATTGCACTATTTGCAGAGATGGGTTTTAAAGTATTTCGACTTTCAATCGCTTGGTCACGTATTTTTCCAACTGGTTTAGAAGAAAATCCAAATGAAGCTGGGTTAGCTTTTTATGACCGAGTATTTGATGAACTAGATAAATACCATATTGAACCACTCGTGACTCTTTCACATTATGAGATGCCAATTGAACTAACGAAGCGCTACAACGGTTGGTTGGATCGTGAGGTCATCAAGGCATTCAATCACTATACAGAAACTGTTTTTAAAAGATACAAGGACCGAGTTAAGTACTGGTTGACATTCAATGAAATTAATACTAGTGCTTGGGGATTTCATGAAACTGGCGCTATGGATGGTGATTTAAGTACGCAAGAACAGTTGCAAGTGCGCTATCAGGCAGTTCATCACCAATTTGTAGCTAGCGCTATTGCGACAAAGCAATTGAAGGAAATTGCGCCCAACGCCAAAATTGGTTCAATGTTGGCTCGCATGCAAACGTATCCAGCAACAGCAAACCCGGTTGATGTGCAAGCAGCACAAGTTGAAGATCAGAAAAATTTGTTTTATACGGATGTCCAAGCACGTGGCGAATATCCAGAGTACATGAATCGATATTTCAATGAAAATGGCATCGTTATTAATATGTCTACTGATGATGAAAAGCTTTTGAAACAGTATCCGGTTGATTTTATTAGTTTCAGTTATTATATGACCAACGTGACAGGGGTAGATGGCGTTGAAGATGGGATTGGTAATATGAGTTTGGGTGGTCGTAATCCCTATTTGAAGGAATCAGAATGGGGATGGCAAATCGACCCGATCGGCTTGCGAGTTTCTCTGAATGTCCTGTGGGATCGTTACCGTAAACCATTATTTATTGTTGAAAATGGCTTAGGGGCAGTGGACGAATTAACAGCAGATTACAAAGTACACGATGATTATCGTATTGACTATCTTCGTTTACATATTGAACAAATGAAAGAGGCTGTGATTGATGGTGTTGACTTAATGGGTTACACAATGTGGGCACCACTAGATATTATTAGTTTTAGCACTTCTGAGATGAGTAAGCGTTATGGTTTAATTTACGTAGATCAAGATGACGCAGGGAATGGCACATTAAAGCGTTATAAAAAGGATTCGTTCTTCTGGTATCAAAAAGTTATTGAAAGTAACGGTAAAATATTAGAATAA